The Lycium barbarum isolate Lr01 chromosome 12, ASM1917538v2, whole genome shotgun sequence genome includes a region encoding these proteins:
- the LOC132621161 gene encoding casein kinase II subunit alpha-like codes for MAVRPCHFILSSSSFHRLLFLRPFSSRTPPPSTPSSSTSCVRRAPSLSDTLAQKIGKSIRRPGAPSKARVYTDINVIRPKDYWDYESLTVQWGEQDDYEVVRKVGRGKYSEVFEGIHTTNNEKCIIKILKPVKKKKIKREIKILQNLCGGPNIVKLLDIVRDQQSKTPSLIFEYVNNTDFKVLYPTLSDFDVRYYIYELLKALDYCHSQGIMHRDVKPHNVMIDHEQRKLRLIDWGLAEFYHPGKEYNVRVASRYFKGPELLVDLQDYDYSLDLWSLGCMFAGMIFRKEPFFYGHDNYDQLVKIGKVLGTDELNSYLNKYRLELDPHLAALVGRHSRKPWAKFINSENQHLAVPEAVDFVDKLLRYDHQERPTAKEAMAHPYFYPVRNAESSRTRTH; via the exons ATGGCCGTACGGCCTTGTCACTTCATTCTCTCCTCATCATCATTCCACCGCCTCCTCTTCCTCCGTCCTTTTTCCTCTAGAACTCCGCCCCCGTCAACGCCGTCATCTTCGACTTCTTGTGTTAGGCGAGCGCCAAGTCTATCGGACACGCTGGCGCAGAAAATAGGGAAATCAATAAGGCGACCGGGTGCGCCTTCAAAGGCCCGGGTGTATACGGATATTAATGTGATCCGACCCAAAGATTATTGGGATTATGAATCCCTTACTGTTCAATGGGG GGAGCAGGATGATTATGAGGTGGTAAGGAAAGTTGGGAGAGGAAAGTACAGCGAGGTGTTTGAGGGGATTCACACTACTAATAATGAAAAATGCATTATCAAAATCCTAAAGCCAGTGAAGAAGAAAAAG ATCAAGCGTGAGATTAAGATACTGCAGAATCTTTGCGGTGGACCTAATATTGTGAAATTACTCGATATTGTCAGAGATCAGCAATCGAAGACCCCGAGTCTtatatttgaatatgtgaatAACACAGATTTTAAAGTGCTTTATCCAACTCTTTCCGACTTTGACGTTAGATATTACATTTATGAGCTGTTGAAG GCATTAGATTATTGCCATTCTCAAGGTATTATGCACCGTGATGTGAAGCCCCATAATGTAATGATTGATCATGAGCAGCGGAAACTTCGGCTAATAGATTGGGGACTTGCAGAAttttatcatcccgggaaggaATATAATGTCCGGGTGGCTTCTAG ATATTTTAAAGGCCCTGAACTACTAGTTGATTTGCAAGACTATGACTACTCTTTGGACCTGTGGAGTCTTGGTTGTATGTTTGCAGGGATG ATATTCCGGAAGGAGCCTTTCTTCTATGGACATGACAATTATGATCAACTTGTGAAGATCGGGAAG GTTCTGGGGACCGATGAATTAAACTCTTACCTAAACAAGTATAGATTGGAATTAGATCCTCATCTTGCAGCCCTTGTTGGACG ACATAGCAGGAAACCATGGGCGAAGTTTATTAATTCTGAAAACCAACATCTCGCAGTCCCTGAG GCGGTTGATTTTGTTGACAAACTGCTCCGATATGATCATCAGGAAAGACCGACTGCAAAAGAAGCAATG GCTCATCCGTATTTTTATCCTGTTCGAAATGCTGAAAGCAGTAGAACCCGCACTCACTAA
- the LOC132621698 gene encoding casein kinase II subunit alpha-like isoform X1, with the protein MLLVTSFSAPHHSNLLILSFVDHSFFSFFPLSVTFIHIFFQEPSCCLSLHSLLIIIHRLLFLRPFSSRTLPLSTPSSSISCIRRPPSLSDTLAQKIGKSISRPGAPSKARVYTDINVIRPKDYWDYQSLTVQWGEQDDYEVVRKVGRGKYSEVFEGIHTTNNEKCIIKILKPVKKEKIKREIKILQNLCGGPNIVKLLDIVRNQQSKTPSLIFEYVNNTDFKVLYPTLSDFDVRYYIYELLKALDYCHSQGIMHRDVKPHNVMIDHEQRKLRLIDWGLAEFYQPGKEYSVWVASRYFKGPELLVDLQDYDYSLDLWSLGCMFAGMIFRKEPFFFGHDNYDQLVKIGKVLGTDELNSYLNKYRLELDPHHAALVGRHSRKPWAKFINSENQHLAVPEAVDFVDKLLRYDHQERPTAKEAMAHPYFYPVRNAESSRTRTH; encoded by the exons TTTCCTTTGTagatcattcattcttttcattctttcctttgtccGTAACCTTCATTCATATCTTTTTCCAAGAGCCATCATGTTGCTTGTCACTTCATTCTCTCCTCATCATCATTCACCGCCTCCTCTTCCTCCGTCCTTTTTCCTCTAGAACTCTGCCCCTGTCAACGCCGTCATCTTCTATTTCTTGTATTAGGCGACCGCCAAGTCTATCGGACACGCTAGCGCAGAAAATAGGGAAATCAATAAGCCGACCGGGTGCGCCTTCAAAGGCCCGGGTGTATACGGATATTAATGTGATCCGACCCAAAGATTATTGGGATTATCAATCCCTTACTGTTCAATGGGG GGAGCAGGATGATTATGAGGTGGTAAGGAAAGTTGGGAGAGGAAAGTACAGCGAGGTGTTTGAGGGGATTCACACTACTAATAATGAAAAATGCATTATCAAAATCCTTAAGCCAGTGAAGAAGGAAAAG ATCAAGCGTGAGATTAAGATACTGCAGAATCTTTGCGGTGGACCTAATATTGTGAAGTTACTCGATATTGTCAGAAATCAGCAATCGAAGACCCCAAGTCTtatatttgaatatgtgaatAACACAGATTTTAAAGTGCTTTATCCAACTCTTTCCGACTTTGACGTTAGATATTACATTTATGAGCTGTTGAAG GCATTAGATTATTGCCATTCTCAAGGTATTATGCACCGTGATGTGAAGCCCCATAATGTAATGATTGATCATGAGCAGCGGAAACTTCGGCTAATAGATTGGGGACTTGCAGAATTTTATCAACCCGGGAAGGAATATAGTGTCTGGGTGGCTTCTAG ATATTTTAAAGGCCCTGAACTACTAGTTGATTTGCAAGACTATGACTACTCTTTGGACCTGTGGAGTCTTGGTTGTATGTTTGCAGGGATG ATATTCCGGAAGGAGCCTTTCTTCTTTGGGCATGACAATTATGATCAACTTGTGAAGATCGGGAAG GTTCTGGGGACCGATGAATTAAACTCTTACCTAAACAAGTATAGATTGGAATTGGATCCTCATCATGCAGCCCTTGTTGGACG ACATAGCAGGAAACCATGGGCGAAGTTTATTAATTCTGAAAACCAACATCTCGCAGTCCCTGAG GCGGTTGATTTTGTTGACAAACTGCTCCGTTATGATCATCAGGAAAGACCGACTGCAAAAGAAGCAATG GCTCATCCGTATTTTTATCCTGTTCGAAATGCTGAAAGCAGTAGAACCCGCACTCACTAA
- the LOC132621698 gene encoding casein kinase II subunit alpha-like isoform X2: MLLVTSFSAPHHSNLLILSFVDHSFFSFFPLSVTFIHIFFQEPSCCLSLHSLLIIIHRLLFLRPFSSRTLPLSTPSSSISCIRRPPSLSDTLAQKIGKSISRPGAPSKARVYTDINVIRPKDYWDYQSLTVQWGEQDDYEVVRKVGRGKYSEVFEGIHTTNNEKCIIKILKPVKKEKIKREIKILQNLCGGPNIVKLLDIVRNQQSKTPSLIFEYVNNTDFKVLYPTLSDFDVRYYIYELLKALDYCHSQGIMHRDVKPHNVMIDHEQRKLRLIDWGLAEFYQPGKEYSVWVASRYFKGPELLVDLQDYDYSLDLWSLGCMFAGMIFRKEPFFFGHDNYDQLVKIGKVLGTDELNSYLNKYRLELDPHHAALVGRHSRKPWAKFINSENQHLAVPEAHPYFYPVRNAESSRTRTH; encoded by the exons TTTCCTTTGTagatcattcattcttttcattctttcctttgtccGTAACCTTCATTCATATCTTTTTCCAAGAGCCATCATGTTGCTTGTCACTTCATTCTCTCCTCATCATCATTCACCGCCTCCTCTTCCTCCGTCCTTTTTCCTCTAGAACTCTGCCCCTGTCAACGCCGTCATCTTCTATTTCTTGTATTAGGCGACCGCCAAGTCTATCGGACACGCTAGCGCAGAAAATAGGGAAATCAATAAGCCGACCGGGTGCGCCTTCAAAGGCCCGGGTGTATACGGATATTAATGTGATCCGACCCAAAGATTATTGGGATTATCAATCCCTTACTGTTCAATGGGG GGAGCAGGATGATTATGAGGTGGTAAGGAAAGTTGGGAGAGGAAAGTACAGCGAGGTGTTTGAGGGGATTCACACTACTAATAATGAAAAATGCATTATCAAAATCCTTAAGCCAGTGAAGAAGGAAAAG ATCAAGCGTGAGATTAAGATACTGCAGAATCTTTGCGGTGGACCTAATATTGTGAAGTTACTCGATATTGTCAGAAATCAGCAATCGAAGACCCCAAGTCTtatatttgaatatgtgaatAACACAGATTTTAAAGTGCTTTATCCAACTCTTTCCGACTTTGACGTTAGATATTACATTTATGAGCTGTTGAAG GCATTAGATTATTGCCATTCTCAAGGTATTATGCACCGTGATGTGAAGCCCCATAATGTAATGATTGATCATGAGCAGCGGAAACTTCGGCTAATAGATTGGGGACTTGCAGAATTTTATCAACCCGGGAAGGAATATAGTGTCTGGGTGGCTTCTAG ATATTTTAAAGGCCCTGAACTACTAGTTGATTTGCAAGACTATGACTACTCTTTGGACCTGTGGAGTCTTGGTTGTATGTTTGCAGGGATG ATATTCCGGAAGGAGCCTTTCTTCTTTGGGCATGACAATTATGATCAACTTGTGAAGATCGGGAAG GTTCTGGGGACCGATGAATTAAACTCTTACCTAAACAAGTATAGATTGGAATTGGATCCTCATCATGCAGCCCTTGTTGGACG ACATAGCAGGAAACCATGGGCGAAGTTTATTAATTCTGAAAACCAACATCTCGCAGTCCCTGAG GCTCATCCGTATTTTTATCCTGTTCGAAATGCTGAAAGCAGTAGAACCCGCACTCACTAA